From the Lolium rigidum isolate FL_2022 chromosome 2, APGP_CSIRO_Lrig_0.1, whole genome shotgun sequence genome, one window contains:
- the LOC124688283 gene encoding U-box domain-containing protein 21-like: MVTPVTRSRARAFRGGARGAPEIPLAVRRTWQDASEPEPAVPTHFLCPISLEMMKDPVTAPTGITYDRESVEGWLERGHATCPVTARPLRLEELVPNHATRRVIQEWCVANRGLGVERVPTPRVPVSAFDASELLAAVSAAARRGDGPRCRELVARARALGKESERNRRCFTSAGAARSLSSAFCHLAGERVVPATALEEILAALVLFLPLDEEFRRSIATPASLDSVVSILSHGELPARVSAVVVLREIASSSDSQCLEAMSKTNGIYSALVKLLKKPVSPQGTKAALVTAYYLVAHSELAASRLVDLGTVQLLLELLVDADRGTTEKALALLDSLLLTVRGRDAAYAQALAVPVIVKKMQRVSDMATEFAVSALWRLCKNVAADDGACKAEALQVGAFQKLLLLLQVGCEGLTKDRASELLRLLNGCRNGAECIDSLDFKALKRPF; encoded by the coding sequence ATGGTCACGCCGGTGACTCGCTCCCGCGCTCGCGCGTTCCGCGGCGGGGCGCGTGGTGCGCCCGAGATACCGCTCGCCGTGAGGCGGACGTGGCAGGACGCCAGCGAGCCTGAGCCGGCCGTGCCGACGCACTTCCTGTGCCCGATCTCGCTGGAAATGATGAAGGACCCCGTGACGGCTCCGACGGGGATCACGTACGACCGGGAGAGCGTTGAGGGGTGGCTGGAGCGCGGCCACGCCACGTGCCCCGTCACCGCACGGCCGCTGCGGCTGGAGGAGCTCGTCCCCAACCACGCCACGAGGAGGGTCATCCAGGAGTGGTGCGTCGCCAACCGGGGCCTCGGGGTGGAGCGCGTGCCCACGCCCCGCGTCCCGGTCTCCGCCTTCGACGCGTCCGAGCTCCTGGCGGCCGTGTCCGCGGCCGCGAGGCGCGGGGATGGGCCGAGGTGCCGGGAGCTCGTGGCGAGGGCCAGGGCGCTCGGCAAGGAGAGCGAGCGCAACCGCAGGTGCTTCACGTCCGCGGGCGCCGCCCGCTCGCTCTCCTCCGCGTTCTGCCATCTTGCCGGAGAGCGGGTGGTACCAGCGACGGCCCTAGAGGAGATCTTGGCGGCGTTGGTCCTGTTCTTACCGCTTGACGAGGAGTTCAGGCGCAGCATTGCCACCCCGGCTTCGCTGGACTCCGTCGTTTCTATCCTGTCCCACGGAGAACTCCCGGCGCGGGTCAGCGCCGTCGTCGTTCTCCGCgagatcgcatcgtcttccgacaGCCAGTGCCTCGAGGCCATGTCCAAGACCAACGGCATATACTCCGCGCTCGTGAAGCTCTTGAAGAAGCCCGTCTCGCCGCAGGGCACCAAGGCGGCGCTGGTAACCGCGTACTACCTCGTCGCGCACAGCGAGCTTGCGGCGTCCCGCCTCGTCGACCTCGGCACGGTGCAGCTCCTCCTCGAGCTATTGGTGGACGCCGACAGGGGCACGACGGAGAAGGCTCTGGCCTTGCTGGACAGCCTGCTACTCACTGTGAGGGGCCGCGACGCGGCCTACGCGCAGGCGCTGGCCGTGCCGGTGATCGTGAAGAAGATGCAGCGCGTGTCCGACATGGCGACGGAGTTCGCTGTGTCGGCGCTGTGGCGGCTGTGCAAGAATGTCGCGGCGGACGACGGTGCGTGCAAGGCAGAGGCGCTTCAGGTCGGCGCGTTCCAGAAGCTCTTGCTGCTGCTGCAAGTGGGCTGCGAAGGCTTGACCAAGGATCGGGCCAGCGAATTGCTCAGGCTTCTCAATGGATGCAGGAACGGCGCCGAGTGCATCGACTCGTTGGATTTCAAGGCCCTCAAGAGACCCTTTTGA